The Streptomyces achromogenes genome window below encodes:
- a CDS encoding ornithine cyclodeaminase family protein, with protein sequence MTDIDSDIAKTGSAMASDDSTLHILSTSDVAGIDITLSDVVSVVEQAYRTLADGRSDNPRKLTVKPRDGHSVAYAMLGRDGERGVVAVKTSYKHGLHEDRDMQHYYTTLTLYDDESGLPVAMLDCGRVGALRTPAVSALLARELAVPGARNALVIGTGTQGRLALPFLLTTLPDLERLMLFGTHPDGIRAVREQLHAYFPDRKLELVTDLRTAAQDADIVLATAGPHTPASVDAEWLRPAALSVLIGYGIAPSTLHRADRVIATSAAQMLVTGVDMADADGRLREVDAEFPEVLAGRAKGRTDAGERIFAYNSGLVVTDIALGHRFAQLALTQGLGTAVPLWR encoded by the coding sequence CAGCACCAGCGACGTGGCCGGCATCGACATCACCCTGTCCGACGTCGTCTCCGTCGTCGAGCAGGCGTACCGCACACTGGCCGACGGCAGGTCGGACAACCCGCGCAAGCTCACCGTCAAACCGCGGGACGGCCACTCGGTGGCGTACGCGATGCTGGGCCGCGACGGTGAGCGGGGCGTGGTCGCGGTCAAGACGTCGTACAAGCACGGCCTGCACGAGGACCGCGACATGCAGCACTACTACACGACGCTGACCCTGTACGACGACGAGAGCGGACTGCCGGTCGCGATGCTGGACTGCGGCAGGGTCGGCGCCCTGCGCACCCCGGCGGTCTCGGCGCTGCTGGCCCGCGAACTTGCCGTGCCCGGCGCCCGCAACGCCCTGGTCATCGGCACCGGTACCCAGGGCCGACTGGCGCTGCCCTTCCTGTTGACCACGCTGCCGGATCTGGAACGGCTGATGCTCTTCGGCACGCATCCGGACGGCATCCGGGCGGTACGCGAGCAACTGCACGCCTACTTCCCCGACCGGAAGCTGGAACTGGTGACCGATCTGCGCACAGCGGCGCAGGACGCGGACATCGTGCTCGCCACGGCCGGCCCCCACACGCCCGCTTCCGTGGACGCGGAGTGGCTCAGACCCGCGGCGCTCTCCGTGCTCATCGGCTACGGCATCGCCCCCTCGACCCTGCACCGGGCGGACCGGGTGATCGCCACCAGCGCGGCACAGATGCTCGTCACCGGTGTGGACATGGCCGACGCGGACGGTCGCCTGCGCGAGGTGGACGCCGAGTTCCCCGAAGTGCTCGCCGGACGCGCGAAAGGCCGTACGGACGCGGGAGAGCGGATCTTCGCCTACAACAGCGGTCTGGTCGTCACCGACATCGCCCTCGGCCACCGCTTCGCCCAACTCGCCCTCACCCAGGGCCTGGGCACGGCGGTACCGCTGTGGCGATGA